From the Streptomyces syringium genome, one window contains:
- a CDS encoding DUF4177 domain-containing protein, translated as MTKWEYATVPLLVHATKQILDTWGEDGWELVQVVPGPNNPEQLVAYLKREKA; from the coding sequence ATGACCAAGTGGGAATACGCGACTGTGCCGCTGCTCGTCCATGCGACCAAGCAGATTCTGGACACCTGGGGCGAGGACGGCTGGGAGCTCGTCCAGGTCGTGCCGGGGCCGAACAACCCCGAGCAGCTGGTGGCCTACCTCAAGCGGGAAAAGGCGTGA